GATCGGCGGCTCCACCCATTTCGATGCGACCTCCATCGATACCATGATTGGTGCTTATGAAAAGGGGGCGCAGGACATGGAGGTCGTGGGCGGCATTATTAACGGGGCGACCTATACGCTCGTTGCGGGGAAAAAATTCCGCAGCTTCAAAGACCTTAAAGGCGCTACCATCGGGGTTTCGAGCCTCACCTCCGGAGCCACCAGTCTTTTGCGCCTTATGTTGGAAAAGAATGGTCTCCATTATCCGCGCGACGTTGTGCTCTTATCGGTCGGCGGAACGCCCGAGCGCTTTACTGCGCTGGAGAGCGGCAGGGTGGACGCGGTAATCCTTGCTGCGCCGCTGAGCTTTAAAGCTCTGGATCTTGGTTTCAGTAAGATCGGCGACGTCTTCGAGTTCGTGACCCATTATCAGCACTCGGCTCTCGTCGTTAAGAAGAGCTGGGCTCGGGATAACGTCGATACGGTTCACAGAGTCCTGCGCGCCCTCGTCCGCTCTTTTCAGTGGCTGCACCAACGCAGAGAGGAGGCCGTCTCATTGATCAGTTCCGAGCTGAATCTGGAAAGGCGCTACGCCGAGGCCGGTTGGGAAGAGTATGCCCGGAGCAAGGCCTGGCCTTTAAAGGGGGAGATCGATATCGAAGGCGTGGAGACGCAAATCAAGATCTGGGCACAGAGAGAAAAGGGCGTTTCTTCCTTACCCCGCCCCGGCCGCTACGTGAATGAGACGTATTTGAAAATAGTGCATCGAGAGCTGGGTTTGTAACGCTTAAATTCGAGCCTGAAAAATTGTAAATATC
The genomic region above belongs to Bdellovibrionota bacterium and contains:
- a CDS encoding ABC transporter substrate-binding protein; its protein translation is MKKINFRFLSFVFLFCLLTQPALAQFAKGGEGKYLILGATSKTVGYMGPWVAKRKGFFAAEGLNVDIPILKSSTTGIQALIGGSTHFDATSIDTMIGAYEKGAQDMEVVGGIINGATYTLVAGKKFRSFKDLKGATIGVSSLTSGATSLLRLMLEKNGLHYPRDVVLLSVGGTPERFTALESGRVDAVILAAPLSFKALDLGFSKIGDVFEFVTHYQHSALVVKKSWARDNVDTVHRVLRALVRSFQWLHQRREEAVSLISSELNLERRYAEAGWEEYARSKAWPLKGEIDIEGVETQIKIWAQREKGVSSLPRPGRYVNETYLKIVHRELGL